A single window of Rhodamnia argentea isolate NSW1041297 chromosome 5, ASM2092103v1, whole genome shotgun sequence DNA harbors:
- the LOC115740024 gene encoding uncharacterized protein At1g66480-like codes for MGNAIGAKRNKTAKVMKISGETTKLRTPVLAGDVLRDYPGYVLLESEAVKHFGVRAKPLEARQDLEPKRLYFLVELPESSQEKIPRRVRSGISVSARDRLESLMLARRSVSDLSIVNPTSIAATGNTKVGGGGCKRLRMRLPKGEVERLMKESRGETEAAEKIMNLYIASDCNVGGGLGSKSRGDENGLFDQRGPWKVASHGRAGESIKTREKRVSFLPVDGGDKQIVVAS; via the exons ATGGGCAACGCCATTGGAGCCAAGAGGAACAAGACGGCCAAGGTGATGAAGATATCCGGCGAGACCACCAAGTTGAGGACGCCGGTGCTCGCGGGGGACGTCCTCAGGGACTACCCGGGGTACGTCTTGTTGGAATCCGAGGCCGTCAAGCACTTCGGCGTCCGGGCGAAGCCGCTCGAGGCACGCCAAGATTTGGAGCCCAAGAGGCTGTATTTCCTAGTGGAGTTGCCTGAGAGCTCTCAAGAGAAGATCCCGAGGAGGGTGAGGTCGGGCATAAGCGTGAGCGCCAGGGACCGGCTCGAGAGCCTAATGCTTGCGCGGAGGTCGGTCTCGGACCTATCCATCGTGAACCCGACAAGCATCGCGGCGACGGGGAACACCaaggtcggcggcggcggttgcaAGAGGCTGAGGATGAGGCTTCCGAAGGGAGAGGTGGAGAGGTTGATGAAGGAGAGCAGAGGTGAAACTGAGGCAGCCGAGAAGATCATGAACCTCTACATTGCGAGCGATTGTAACGTCGGCGGTGGATTGGGAAGCAAATCGAGAGGCGACGAGAACGGGTTGTTTGACCAACGTGGACCGTGGAAAGTTGCGAGCCATGGAAGAGCTGGTGAAAGTATCAAAACTCGCGAG AAACGGGTGAGCTTCCTACCAGTTGATGGAGGAGATAAGCAGATTGTTGTGgcttcttga